The Candidatus Manganitrophus noduliformans genome includes a window with the following:
- a CDS encoding SurA N-terminal domain-containing protein: protein MLKVIRKGAIENPWFFRLVMIGLAVVFTATMGWWGFEQTEDNAIAKVDRASVSIEEYQRAYKNASDFYREVFQDKFDDKDLRKRVIDELVDRKLWLQEARRMKLVVSDEELKRSITELPGFQKEGKFDPAVYRLVLAREHYTPEGFERQHREELLIEKVKTIVKESVALTPSEEEDAKKSNPANPDPDRAASDLLFQKKQRALSAYTLALREKAAINVKEELL, encoded by the coding sequence TTGCTAAAGGTCATTCGTAAAGGGGCCATCGAAAATCCCTGGTTCTTCCGGCTCGTCATGATCGGACTCGCCGTCGTGTTCACCGCCACCATGGGATGGTGGGGCTTCGAGCAGACCGAAGACAACGCCATCGCCAAAGTCGACCGCGCTTCCGTTTCCATTGAAGAGTATCAGCGCGCCTACAAAAACGCGTCCGACTTCTACCGGGAGGTCTTTCAGGATAAATTCGACGATAAAGACCTCCGAAAACGGGTGATCGATGAGCTTGTCGACCGAAAACTTTGGCTGCAGGAGGCGCGTCGGATGAAGCTCGTGGTGAGCGATGAGGAACTCAAGCGATCGATCACCGAGCTTCCCGGCTTCCAGAAAGAGGGCAAATTCGATCCGGCGGTTTACCGTCTCGTTCTCGCCAGAGAACATTATACCCCCGAAGGCTTCGAACGGCAACATCGGGAGGAATTATTGATTGAAAAAGTGAAAACGATCGTGAAGGAATCGGTCGCGCTGACCCCTTCCGAGGAAGAAGACGCAAAAAAGAGCAACCCCGCCAACCCCGACCCGGACCGGGCCGCCTCCGACCTGCTCTTTCAGAAAAAGCAAAGAGCGTTGAGCGCCTATACCCTCGCCCTTCGCGAGAAGGCGGCGATCAATGTAAAGGAAGAACTCCTTTAA
- a CDS encoding PilZ domain-containing protein produces MEKRGKKRVLKRLSVRFGTQKPDHTAFTHDLSSTGIFLKTTTVFSPNTRLQIELTLPDDKVIHVRGIVMWAKRIPPAFNRVIQKHGMGIHLLDIPDEYKRLIERLHL; encoded by the coding sequence ATGGAGAAAAGAGGGAAGAAACGGGTCCTGAAGCGGCTGTCGGTCCGATTTGGCACTCAAAAGCCGGACCACACTGCGTTTACCCATGATCTTTCCTCAACCGGTATTTTTCTCAAAACGACCACCGTTTTCTCGCCGAATACAAGACTTCAAATCGAGTTGACCCTGCCCGATGATAAGGTGATCCATGTGCGCGGCATCGTCATGTGGGCGAAGCGGATTCCCCCTGCCTTCAACAGAGTCATTCAAAAACATGGAATGGGGATTCATCTTCTCGACATTCCGGATGAATACAAGAGGCTGATCGAGCGTCTGCATCTCTAG
- a CDS encoding RDD family protein, whose product MIGRKVLVLTELGEEVAGSWVYPKASVLHRFIAKFLDLLVVAAIYEIPFRISFLAGLSYLLIADGFGEGRSLGKQLIGLQIITPATRKKASFKESIIRNFPLATAYLLFYLPYIGWLFSLMVIGFEALLMIGNPKGLRVGDELAKTQVLDHAVFESLEK is encoded by the coding sequence ATGATCGGACGAAAGGTCCTTGTGTTGACGGAGCTGGGTGAGGAGGTAGCAGGTTCTTGGGTCTATCCTAAAGCGAGTGTCCTCCATCGGTTTATCGCTAAATTCCTCGATTTACTGGTTGTCGCCGCGATTTATGAAATACCGTTTCGAATCAGCTTTCTGGCAGGCCTCTCCTACCTTTTGATCGCAGACGGTTTTGGCGAAGGGAGAAGCCTCGGGAAACAGCTGATCGGTCTTCAGATCATTACCCCTGCAACGCGAAAAAAAGCTTCCTTCAAGGAATCGATTATCCGCAATTTCCCGCTGGCGACTGCCTATTTACTTTTTTACCTTCCATACATCGGTTGGCTGTTCTCATTGATGGTCATCGGTTTTGAAGCGTTGTTGATGATCGGCAATCCGAAAGGGTTGCGGGTTGGGGACGAATTGGCGAAGACGCAGGTGCTCGATCACGCTGTATTCGAATCTTTAGAAAAATAA